AATATTTCCAAATGAAGAAAAGTCATTAAACTTGAGTGATACGGAGAATTGAAGAAGTTCCTAGTCTTCCTCAATCatcggaaaaaaaaaaacgaactTATTTTCCTGAAATTTTTTTGACATAAACAATCAAATAATTGTTTCTCCTGAAAGGCATATATAGTTTTCTAAAAAGacaattttctttttgtgacgaataaaatcaataatttttttcaaaaaacatGTGGTAGTAAATACGCCCAACACAATATAGTTAGATTAATTCTATAATATGGTTATAAAAGTTTGACAATatttaaaattgtatttttcatatttttgtaatattttttatttttttacttaaaaagtatttttaaatattaaagatattattttgattttaacaATACCTGTTTGAATATTATCAAAGTTATATAATCATGGTAGTAACTACAACAATAGCTATAATAGCATATATCTTAAAAAGGGACACTCTACTATACAGATTGAAATGGTatagagagagaaaataaattccttttatagttattttttattattttattgctATTCAAAGTGTGAGTTTTACCTTTTTCAATCTCTCTTTCATcctataaaaagaaaaatctgTAAACTTACATCTTTATCATATAATTTACCTcttaaaaaatattgtcacTGCATGTAATAACAGTGAAAACTGAAAAGTGAATATTAGAGATGGAATACATATAGTATCCAGATTTATTAGGTatgttttattatatatataacaaaaaatactaTGCATAATGATAAGTTTTGATAGATGtcagaaaatataaaaatgtaatTGTATTAAGTGACCAGATATGTGTtaactttcttttttcttttgagcAAGGCAAAAAAACTTCATGCTAGtgaaactttaattttattaaaattttaatatttccatttcttttattaaaatttagccTTCTAGTTATATGTATCTTAAAATATTAAGTTTAAGGACTAAAAAAGTAGCTCAATATCATTTCTTTTTATCTCACGAGTGAACCAAAAATTTCCAAAATGCTCCGAACATGCTAGATTTATCTGTGCCTACTCACACTGCTTTAATTTGTCTCAGAAACTCTCAACCTTAACCTTGTTTTGCTTCTTTATTTATCAGCTGTACccttataattaattattgcaTATAGATTGTTCATCAGTTGCAGATTCAAAATATTCAGAGAAGGAAATGCTACCAGACAAGTTGTGTGAGACAGAACAATGCATTGAAGGATATTGCATTAGATAGTGTATGCTAAGTAGCTAACAACACATTTTTACAAAAAGTACTAGTTTCAGTACAATAATTGAAATTAACTTGGTCAATGCAAcatgaaactaaagaaccctgaAAGAATATTATAATGTCATATATAATCTCATTGTGTCTTCAATCAAATTAAAGTACATCCTTTTTTACACATAGCCCAATTTCATTTCACAATATTCTTTTATCAAATGCGATAAGATGTAgactaatatttttttgaagTGCTTAGATTATATTAGATTGATTTAAATTtcaatataatattaaataaaaccACACAAAATGAGTTACAAAAATTAAGCTAACAATATACATGATCCATTTTATAAAGAATAATATACACATGAAAGATAATACATGACCCATGCATGGTCTATTAATTAATAGAAATTACATATTTTATTCCACAAACAGAGAAACTAACATCATtacagaaaaatattaaaaaaaaaggaaaacacaTGAAGCTAACAACAGTAGTCTCACAGTTTACATGCCTCTCCTGAGCTTGCTTTGTTAAGTATAACCACAAAGAAGTCTGGCAAGCCATAAGGGTTTCGCAGTTTTGATAAACAACCTTCCAAGGAACATCCCAAATACCACTCCGCATCCATATCCCACTGCTACTGACTTCCACCCAAATAATGATTCTTTTGCCTCAGTAAACACTGAAGGTGGTTGTTCTTTGTCATTGTCGCATGACTTTGACAAAGGGAATCCACAAAGCATTGGGTTTCCTCTGTAGGAATCATTTTGAAATGTATTGAATTGTTCTCCTGTTGGTATCATTCCCTTCAACTGGTTTTCAGAAAGGTTCAAGACAGCCAGAAAATTCAAATTGGTCAAAGCCATAGGAATCTCACCTGTCAGTTGGTTCCATGAAAGGTCTAACCATTCCAAACTTGTCAAATTTCCCAGTGTTATTGGAATCATACCACTGATTTTATTGTGAGAAAGGTTAAGCCCTATGAGAGAACTTAATTCTCCAATGACATGTGGGATTTCTCCTTCAAACATGTTATTTGACAAGTCTATAGTTGTAAAAGTGGTTAATATTCTCACTAGCTCCATGGACTGACCTTTGATAATAACCACTACAGAATCATTGTACAACCTCCTACTGAAGCTTAAGCTGCTACCCATGTATGACAAGCCACGAGGATGGTGAGTACTATTACTCATATCCTTCATTCCTTGAAAATTCTCAAAGAACGAGGTTGGCAAAGGGCCGCTGAATTTGTTGTTGGAAACATCAAATATTCTCAACTTTGGGAATGGATGTTTGGCACCGAAACTAGTGATGGTACCATGAAACTTATTTGCTCTTAAACTGAGTACTTGTAACTCCTGAAGACCTTCTAGCCAACTAGGAAACACATCCTCTATGTTATTCTCTGCAAGATCCAAAACTTCCAACCATGTGCAGTTAGACAAAGACCTTGGTAACGAACCCTCCAGTTGGTTGTTGTTCAACTTTATTGTTTGAAAATTGTTGTCTTGAGAAAAATTTGTAGGTATGTTTCCATGAAGGTTGTTCACTTGAAGATCCAAAATCATGAGATCAGGAACTGCTCCCAAGCATTGTGGAATCACGCCAGACAAGTGGTTGTGAGACAAGATGAGTGCATAGAGGAAGGTTCCATTGCAAAACATTGAAGGAATGGTGCCAGACAAGTGGTTGTGAGACAAGATGAGTGTATTGAGGGAACTTGCATTGAAAAATGTTGAAGGAATGTGTCCAGTAAAATTGTTGTTTGAGACTGAAAACATTTGAATGCCATATGGCGGAATCGGAAGATCTCCTTGCAGATTGTTAAAACTGAGATCAATATAGTCCATGCTCTTCCATGTGTGCAAGAGATTGTCACTGAACCAATTGGGAATCTTTCCATGGATTTTATTGTTAGAAAGATCTAAACTTCTTAGATTTTGTAGTCTAGTTAGGAATGGAGGAAAGACAGAAATACTACTAGAAGAGAAATATAAACTGTCAAGTTTGGGTAAGACATAGTCAATACTACTATTAATATCAACAGAAAGAAATTTATTGTTAGAAAGATCAAGAAAAGTTAAATTTTTCAACTTTAAAAAACGAGAAAAGTTCACAAGACCACTCAAGTAATTTGATGACACATCCAAATAGTTGAgattttttagaaattcaaaGATTGAATTCAGAAATTCACCttgaaaattattattagagagacacaaaaatatcaatgaataacTGGAGAATTTGCTAATTGACCCTGTTAGTTGGTTCATACTAAGATCTAGCATTGTTATTGAAGACAAAGAATAACACCAATCGGGAATTGTCCCATTTATAAAGTTATTGTGCAAATCTAGAGTTTTGAGTTTTGAAAGTGTAGCATTTTTACTTGGAATTGGGCCGATTAATTGATTAAAAGACAGACTTAAGTAAGAAAGTTGAGTTAGATCAAGTAATGATGGTGGAAGTTGGCCTCCTAATTTATTGGATGACAAATCCAAAAAAGAAAGTCGAGTTAGAGAAAATAATGATCGCGGCAGTTGGCCTTCAAGATTGTTAGCACCAAGTCGCAAATATTCTAATTTAGTGAAATTGGTGAACACATCTGGGATATGACCACTAAAACTATTACCTGTGAGATCTAAGAAGGTGAGATGTTTGAGGTTTGAAAGTAAAGATGGGAAGATCTCACCATGAAGTCTATTTTCTGAAAGGTCCAAATGAGTTAGTTGAGTGAGGTTCCACAAAGATACAGGAATTAATCCATCAATTTGGCAACGGAATAGCCGTAGTTGGTTAAGAGACTTCAAGTGGCCAATGGAATCAGGTATTTCTTCCGAGAAAGCTATCCAAGAAAGGTCCAAGAACCTTAGAGGACTGCTCCAATTGGACTTTGGAAGTTTACCTTTCAGCTCTTCATTGCCATGCAAATTTAGTTCTTCAAGATGAGGTAAATCGAGTAGGCCAGTTGAAAATTTTCCATGCAATCCAGTGTGAGAAAGTCTCAAGCACAGCAACGAGGATGACAAATTCATCAGCAAAGACAATGACGTTTCTCTGATAGAAGACATGTCTGCGTCATCTAGAAGTAGCTCTTTCAAGTTAGTGGTGTTACCAATGAGTTTGCTCCATGTGGATTCATCAAGTCTCAGTTCGTAATTCCACGAGAGATCAAGTGAGAGTAATTTAGACAAGTGAGAGATTGTCGATGGAATATGACTGCCAAATGATGAGTATGAGAGATTGAGATGGGTGAGACTCACAAGATTACCAATTCCAGGATATATTGGAGAGTCGGAGAAGTCATTGAAGGCAAGGTTGAGTTGTTGAAGATGCGTGAGTTGGAACAGTGTGCTGTTCGGATTAAACTCCCCTTGAAGCATGCTGCAACTTAGGTCAAGGCCGATCACGTGCCCTGACGTAATGTCGCACGTGACTCCATCCCAGTCACAACAATCCGTACCATTGTTCCACGACGCTATCTTGTTGTACAATGATGTGTTAATGGCAAATGAGTTCTTGAATTGGAGCAGGTTTGAGTTGTCATGATAGTTGCATAGTGGCAATAATACCGATGAACAAGTGGAAGATGGTgtatgatgaagaagaagaagaagcaccaAGAGAGTAAAACACCTCATCATTATGATGTCACAATAATAATGTTTAGATTTTTAATGTATATGTATGTGGTGCATGGCATCCAATGCAACTCACCAATGCAAATTTATATAGAATATAGATCAACTACCCGTGCGTATGGAATATGCTTCAAATTTACTTAGTTTGATGTAGTGTGTGGTACTGGGTTTTCGCAGTGTAAAgagtaaagacacaagattttTCCACAATCTCATTGCATTGCAATAACTTAATTAACTGGTGTCATAATCGGCATTAATTACATACTGTTTGGATGACCTACTTATTTAGTTCAGCGTATATAGCACTCATTGCAGGTTGGATTTTACAAGGAAAAAATTGTAACAATCagcatttttattaaaatttattcaacatttaattaacaaaaaaatgaataattttacattattaaatataattttaaattattaaaaatattaataataattaattaataactacaaataataaaatttactaACCCTATCACTCATCTTTTATAAAATTgtgtaattaaataataattacatCACTGCATAAAAATGGAATGCTAAACAAAatttccctttcttcttccaaGTCCAATATTCTCTTTCTCTATCATAATTATCcatctatatataatttaagcttaaataaaaatagaaaaatataggTGATTAACTTGTATACAgctaactttttaaatttaaaaaaatgcgGCTTCAATATTTGTACGGTATAAATTcgtctttttcttctttttttttctttctcttcttcttttcctatttcttctttttcgctAAAATCGCACTGCAATGTCTTTTGCCCATCAATGTTTGTCATGCATCGTGTCGTCTATCACCTTCGCACCAATCGTCTGTCAACAAAAATAGCACATCCTCCACGGTCAACTGTGCACAAGAGAGTTGCCGTCACGGTTATGCCACACACGacatttttttaggtttttgatgatttttttaactaattttgaatgtttctttttttagGTTTTGAATGTGTCTCTTTTATATGTTTTAGATGttcttttttatgttttagATGGTTCTTCTTtttagattttgaaatttttttaataattttaaatgaattttcttaattttcggatattcttttttcaatattttttattatgtgtCGTTTTGTTAGGTTTTGAATTTTCTAAAACAATTTTGGATGTTTTTTTGTtaggttttaaattttttttgttatgtttcagattttttttattaagttttggATATAAAacgaaattttttatgtttgttttatttggttttagattttttttaattttagatatttcttttttttatattaaatattttttataataatttaaatttacaTTCCTccaaaaagtaaattaaaaaaaatctaattctttttttttaatgagttttttttactaattaacTACAGGTAGTTGCACGTCTAAATgattatctaacaaaattaataaaattaataaggctaaattatatatataatgattcTTATTACATGTTATCCAGCTAAAACTTGCTATATACATATACCTATTTAGATTAGGATCATTTGTATTTAgtgtcattaatttttttttacggTATCTTCTAATCTAATTcaatagatcaaaaattaatttattataaatttaaattttatttaaaaatttaatattggTTAATTTGCTACATACACAAAAAAAACctcaaatattaattttaagtaaattaatgaattaattaTTAGACTAATTTAAGTCGGTTAGTGTTATTAGCATTATTAGAAAGAAGTCCATTATAAGTATCATCGAATGGACTTACGGGACTAATTaacaaaaaatcttttttctgGGGTACGCTGGACTAGTGATgttgttaaaaattaatttaatttatattgggCTTTTATTAATTGTAAGGGCTCAACTGATGTAACTTGGGTAGATCTTTGATGTAAAGAACTAGGTTACTACATATTTATCTTACGGGAATGCATGATCTATATTTCACCTCAATCTCTTGATGcgtataccaaaaaaaaaaaaaaaaaagtgtagtCTCCCATTGATAACTACTTCACATGGCCGAAATAGTATTGGCTAACTCATCATATTCTTTTATGATTTGCATGGCTGTGCATACAAGTCCCGCAAGATAAACCAAATAGTACTTGGCCAGCTTGCATGAAAGGGTTCTCATGTATACTTCTTAAATTATTGTGGGCACTGACTTTAATTTCCACAAAGCGCGTTGCATAACAAGTTAGTCTCATAATAACCAGGGAAGCTTCTGATGAAAGTTAGTTGCACTACTAATAACATGCCACATGAACAAAAAGTCTCCATACTTGGTGCTAATAAGAGTTGATGAAGTCCAACCCCTCCTCACaatctaattaaaattttaaaacatatttctaattcaataaaaattcacATAAGAAGAAGAATTGGTTTCTATAAGAACAATCACATACATAACAATGTCATATATAATCTCACTTAGCTTGTATTTTCAATCTAAATGTCATccctactaaaaatataaaattatatatcatatgAATTATTGAGAATTAGTTCTATTTACAGCCTAATTTTATTTcatcatattattttttttaccaattGCAATAAGATGTAAACTAACATCTTTTCTGGAAATGCGTAGATTAGTTTAGATTGTTTTAAAATTCAAACTATGTTAAATagacgaataaaattaaataatcataataaGTTGCCAATATATATGATGTTCTTCTTTAAGAATTTGCACATAAAACATAATAGATCAACGCTCAAACATCCATAATTTTATGTGAGTAAAGCTGGTCCTTTGTTGTTTGttttatgtaaattttttttctaaaaacttATATTAGATCAAATTAAAGAAGTTCACATTACAGAAAACTAAAAGGAGAAATAAAAGCAAAACATGAATCTAAAACCCAGCATATTCTTCTATGATTTGCATGGCTACATAGAAATCTTGTTGTGGCCAATGGTTTTCCACAAAGCGCGTTGAATAACAAGTTAGTGTCATAACCAGGTAAGTTGCATGATATGGACTATGGATTaattttcttcaatttcttttaaatttccTATCACACTTATCTTAATCAAATTAAAGTGACAAATCTTTTTCGTTGATGCTCTAGTGATGAGAGTTGGACTACTAAATAAAACAGGCCAAATGAACAAAAGGTCTTGAGACTTGGTGCTGCGAGGAGTTGAAGAAGTCTAACTCTTTCTCACcatctaattaaaatttaaacatattTAATTTTCTCTAATTAAAATTCTTAccagaaaaatgaagaagaagaatatttGGTTTCTataaaatcaatcatatataATGTCATATACATGACAATAATTTTACTGTGTTTTCAAAGTATCATCCCTaccaaaaatataatattatatctaTCATGGCAATTGAAAATTAGTTCTATATATTCACAGCCTAATTTaatttcatgtattttttttttaaaatattcacATGATAGCATCTTTATATGAAGATGATATTATAAACTTTTAGATTGTTAATCAAATATATCAACTCATCTAATTATTCATAATACTATCTTTATGTAAATATATCATCACGAGAGTATCATCTTTTTTTACCAAATGCGATTTAATGAGACCAACATGTTTTTGGAAAGtgcttcaattattttttattaatttaaaatttaaaatatattaaataaaagcATAAAATTAATTAACCATAACAATTGAGAATATGATGCTTTTTATTAAGAATTTTCACATGAAACATAATATAATATGCGAACAAAATTCAAAGATCCATGATTTGTGTGAGCAACTTTAGTCTTAAATTTTCTCTATTCTACATAAATTTGTAATCTTATAATCAACatagttaaaattttaatttaattattaatttttttgatattaCAAATATGAATACAacggttgattttgaaaatttatattaCATCCTATGATCTTATGAT
The Arachis stenosperma cultivar V10309 chromosome 7, arast.V10309.gnm1.PFL2, whole genome shotgun sequence genome window above contains:
- the LOC130939328 gene encoding receptor-like protein Cf-9 encodes the protein MRCFTLLVLLLLLHHTPSSTCSSVLLPLCNYHDNSNLLQFKNSFAINTSLYNKIASWNNGTDCCDWDGVTCDITSGHVIGLDLSCSMLQGEFNPNSTLFQLTHLQQLNLAFNDFSDSPIYPGIGNLVSLTHLNLSYSSFGSHIPSTISHLSKLLSLDLSWNYELRLDESTWSKLIGNTTNLKELLLDDADMSSIRETSLSLLMNLSSSLLCLRLSHTGLHGKFSTGLLDLPHLEELNLHGNEELKGKLPKSNWSSPLRFLDLSWIAFSEEIPDSIGHLKSLNQLRLFRCQIDGLIPVSLWNLTQLTHLDLSENRLHGEIFPSLLSNLKHLTFLDLTGNSFSGHIPDVFTNFTKLEYLRLGANNLEGQLPRSLFSLTRLSFLDLSSNKLGGQLPPSLLDLTQLSYLNLHNNFINGTIPDWCYSLSSITMLDLSMNQLTGSISKFSSYSLIFLCLSNNNFQGEFLNSIFEFLKNLNYLDVSSNYLSGLVNFSRFLKLKNLTFLDLSNNKFLSVDINSSIDYVLPKLDSLYFSSSSISVFPPFLTRLQNLRSLDLSNNKIHGKIPNWFSDNLLHTWKSMDYIDLSFNNLQGDLPIPPYGIQMFSVSNNNFTGHIPSTFFNASSLNTLILSHNHLSGTIPSMFCNGTFLYALILSHNHLSGVIPQCLGAVPDLMILDLQVNNLHGNIPTNFSQDNNFQTIKLNNNQLEGSLPRSLSNCTWLEVLDLAENNIEDVFPSWLEGLQELQVLSLRANKFHGTITSFGAKHPFPKLRIFDVSNNKFSGPLPTSFFENFQGMKDMSNSTHHPRGLSYMGSSLSFSRRLYNDSVVVIIKGQSMELVRILTTFTTIDLSNNMFEGEIPHVIGELSSLIGLNLSHNKISGMIPITLGNLTSLEWLDLSWNQLTGEIPMALTNLNFLAVLNLSENQLKGMIPTGEQFNTFQNDSYRGNPMLCGFPLSKSCDNDKEQPPSVFTEAKESLFGWKSVAVGYGCGVVFGMFLGRLFIKTAKPLWLARLLCGYT